GTCCAGCTTGATGCCGTCGTCGAGGAGGGCCTTGAGCTCCGGCTCGACAACGAACTCGCGGACGTCGGGGGCCAGCAGCGAGTCCAGGTCGATGTCGCTGGCGTGCTGCGAGGAGACCACGACCGTGTCCAGGCGGACCGCCTTGTCGCCGTCGTACTCGATGGTGACCTGCGTCTTGCCGTCGGGGCGCAGGTAGGGGATGGTGCCGTTCTTGCGGACCTCGGACAGGCGCTTCGACAGGCGGTGCGCCAGGAAGATCGGCAGCGGCATCAGGGTGGGGGTCTCGTCGGTCGCGTAACCGAACATCAGGCCCTGGTCACCCGCGCCCTGGCGGTCCAGCTCGTCCTCGTCCCCCTCGACCCGGGACTCGTACGCGGTGTCGACGCCCTGCGCGATGTCCGGGGACTGCGCGCCGATCGACACCGACACGCCGCAGGAGGCGCCGTCGAAGCCCTTCTTCGAGGAGTCGTAGCCGATCTCCAGGATCTTGTCGCGCACGAGCTGCGCGATGGGCGCGTACGTCTTGGTGGTGACCTCTCCGGCCACGTGCACCAGACCGGTCGTGATCAGGGTCTCTACGGCGACGCGGGAGGTGGGGTCCTCCTTGAGCAGCGCGTCGAGAATGGTGTCGCTGATCTGGTCAGCGATCTTGTCGGGGTGACCCTCGGTCACGGACTCAGAGGTGAACAGGCGACGGGACACAACGCTCCCTGGGGTTGCAGCGGCTGCTGGCTGATCATTGGCGGACGGGCCGGGGGCTGCGCCCGGCGTGATCCGAGAACAGTTTATCGGTCGTGCTCGGCCACGGGCCTCCCTGTCTCGCCACTCGGGAGTGCTGTGACCTGCGGCACAGCATTCTGCCCAATCCCGAGCGGCCTTGGCCAGGGGCCGCCGACCCTCAATCTGCGTGGCTCGAACGATCCTTGAGCTGAAGGAAACATTCACCTCAGGCGTTTCACCACCAAGTCCCATACGGTTTCGGCCAGTGCTTCTTTCGGGCCGTGCGGGACCGGAGTCTCGCTGCCGTCGGCGCCCAGGACCAGCGCCTCGTTCTCCTCGGAGCCGAACGTCTTGCGCTCCCCCACTTCATTCACCACAAGCAGGTCACAACCCTTTCGCCGAAGCTTCTTCCGGCCGTTGGCGAGCACATCGTCTGTCTCGGCGGCGAAGCCGACGATCACTTGCCCCGGGCGCGCGCGGTCGGCCGAGATCTCCGCGAGGATGTCCGGATTCCGTACGAGGACGATCGGGTCCGGGTCCTGGCCGTCCTGTTTCTTGATCTTCCCGGACGCGTAGGTGGCCGGGCGGAAGTCGGCGACCGCGGCGGCCATCACGACCGCGTCGGCGTCCGCGGCGGCCTTCAGGACCGCCTCGCGCAGCTGCACGGCCGTCCCCACCGGGACGACGTCCACGCCGGCCGGGTCCGGCAGGCCGGGGTTCGCCGCGATCAGCGTGACCCGGGCGCCCCGCGCGGCGGCGGTGCGGGCGAGGGCGTAGCCCTGTTTGCCGGAGGAGCGGTTGCCGAGGAAGCGGACGGGGTCGAGGGGCTCGCGGGTGCCGCCGGCGCTGACGACGACGTGCCGGCCCTTGAGATCCGGCTCGGTGACGCCGCGCGCCAGGACGCGGCGGCAGACCTCGAAGATCTCGGCCGGCTCGGGCAGCCGGCCCTTGCCCGTGTCGACGCCGGTGAGACGGCCGACGGCCGGCTCGATGACGACGGCGCCGCGGCGGCGCAGCGTGGCCACGTTCTCCTGGGTGGCCGGGTGTTCCCACATCTCCGTGTGCATGGCGGGGGCGAAGACGACGGGGCAGCGGGCGGTGAGCAGGGTGTTGGTGAGGAGGTCGTCGGCGAGGCCGTGAGCGGCCTTCGCGAGCGTGTCCGCGGTGGCCGGGGCCACGATCACCAGGTCGGCGTGCTGGCCGATGCGGACGTGCGGGACCTCGTGGACGTCGTCCCACACCTCGGTGGAGACCGGGTTGCCGGAGAGGGCGGACCAGGTGGCGGCGCCGACGAAGTGCAGGGCGGAGGCGGTGGGGACGACGCGGACGTCGTGGCCCGACTCCGTCAGTCTGCGCAGCAGCTCACAGGCCTTGTACGCGGCGATGCCACCGCTGACCCCCAGGACGACCTTCGGCTTGTCCACCGTCTCTCCCCGCGCCTCGGAAACGTACGCCGCGGCTCCCGGCGTACGACTCCACTACACACCACAGGCCCGGCAGTCGCGCTGCCGGGCCTGTGGAAAAGCCAACTGCAAACCGAAAATACTACTGCGCGGGGCCCTCAACGGCCTCGGACGTCAGCAGCCCCGCGTTGATCTCGCGCAGGGCGATGGAGAGCGGCTTCTCGTGGACGTGGGTGTCGACGAGCGGACCGACGTACTCGAGGAGGCCCTCGCCGAGCTGCGAGTAGTACGCGTTGATCTGGCGGGCCCGCTTGGCCGCGTAGATCACGAGGCTGTACTTCGAGTCGGTGGCCTCGAGGAGCTCGTCGATCGGCGGGTTGATGATGCCCTCGGGCGCGGAGATGGAAGAGGACACGCTCTACCTTCCGATGGATGGGAAAAGATCGGTCGTGATCACATCACTCGTGATCACACAACATCCATCAAGGCTAGCAGCTCACGCGCTACATCCTCGACGGAGGTGTTGACCAAGGTCACGTCGAACTCCGGCTCGGCGGCCAGTTCGACCTTCGCCGCCTCAAGACGGCACTCGATCACCTCGGGCGGCTCGGTGCCCCGCCCGGTGAGTCTGCGCACGAGCTCCTCCCAGGAGGGAGGAGCCAGGAACACCAGCTGAGCGTCCGCCATGGACTCGCGGACCTGCCGGGCACCCTGGAGGTCGATCTCCAGGAGGACGGGCTCACCCGCCTCCAGCCGCTCCAGCACGGCCGCACGCGGCGTGCCGTAGCGATTGCCGGCGAACTCGGCCCACTCCAGCAGCTCACCGTTGGCGATCAGCTTGTCCATCTCCTCGTCGGTGACGAAGAAGTACTGGACGCCGTGCTTCTCGCCGGGGCGGGGCTTGCGGGTCGTCGCCGACACCGAGAGCCAGACCTCGGGGTGTTCCTTGCGCATATGAGCGACGACCGTGCTCTTGCCGACCCCGGAGGGGCCGGAGAGCACGGTCAGCCGCGGACGTTCACTCATGCAGCGATTATTCCAGCAATCCCGGAGTGCCCGGGACTCCCTGTCCGGAGTGCCCGGACTCAGGAGCCGGTGCTGCCGAACTCACGCTCCAGGGAAGCGATCTGGTTGGAACCGAGGCCGCGTACGCGGCGGCTCTCGGAGATGCCGAGTCGCTCCATGATCTGCTTGGCGCGGACCTTGCCCACGCCCGGCAGGGACTCGAGCAGCGCGGAGACCTTCATCTTGCCG
The nucleotide sequence above comes from Streptomyces sp. NL15-2K. Encoded proteins:
- the gmk gene encoding guanylate kinase, which produces MSERPRLTVLSGPSGVGKSTVVAHMRKEHPEVWLSVSATTRKPRPGEKHGVQYFFVTDEEMDKLIANGELLEWAEFAGNRYGTPRAAVLERLEAGEPVLLEIDLQGARQVRESMADAQLVFLAPPSWEELVRRLTGRGTEPPEVIECRLEAAKVELAAEPEFDVTLVNTSVEDVARELLALMDVV
- the coaBC gene encoding bifunctional phosphopantothenoylcysteine decarboxylase/phosphopantothenate--cysteine ligase CoaBC, with translation MDKPKVVLGVSGGIAAYKACELLRRLTESGHDVRVVPTASALHFVGAATWSALSGNPVSTEVWDDVHEVPHVRIGQHADLVIVAPATADTLAKAAHGLADDLLTNTLLTARCPVVFAPAMHTEMWEHPATQENVATLRRRGAVVIEPAVGRLTGVDTGKGRLPEPAEIFEVCRRVLARGVTEPDLKGRHVVVSAGGTREPLDPVRFLGNRSSGKQGYALARTAAARGARVTLIAANPGLPDPAGVDVVPVGTAVQLREAVLKAAADADAVVMAAAVADFRPATYASGKIKKQDGQDPDPIVLVRNPDILAEISADRARPGQVIVGFAAETDDVLANGRKKLRRKGCDLLVVNEVGERKTFGSEENEALVLGADGSETPVPHGPKEALAETVWDLVVKRLR
- the metK gene encoding methionine adenosyltransferase, with protein sequence MSRRLFTSESVTEGHPDKIADQISDTILDALLKEDPTSRVAVETLITTGLVHVAGEVTTKTYAPIAQLVRDKILEIGYDSSKKGFDGASCGVSVSIGAQSPDIAQGVDTAYESRVEGDEDELDRQGAGDQGLMFGYATDETPTLMPLPIFLAHRLSKRLSEVRKNGTIPYLRPDGKTQVTIEYDGDKAVRLDTVVVSSQHASDIDLDSLLAPDVREFVVEPELKALLDDGIKLDTESYRLLVNPTGRFEVGGPMGDAGLTGRKIIIDTYGGMARHGGGAFSGKDPSKVDRSAAYAMRWVAKNVVAAGLATRCEVQVAYAIGKAEPVGLFVETFGTAKIDTDKIEKAIDEVFDLRPAAIIRDLDLLRPIYAQTAAYGHFGRELPEFTWERTDRVEALRKAAGL
- a CDS encoding integration host factor: MALPPLTPEQRAAALEKAAAARRERAEVKNRLKHSGASLHEVIKQGQENDVIGKMKVSALLESLPGVGKVRAKQIMERLGISESRRVRGLGSNQIASLEREFGSTGS
- the rpoZ gene encoding DNA-directed RNA polymerase subunit omega is translated as MSSSISAPEGIINPPIDELLEATDSKYSLVIYAAKRARQINAYYSQLGEGLLEYVGPLVDTHVHEKPLSIALREINAGLLTSEAVEGPAQ